Genomic window (Streptococcus suis S735):
TGAAAATGAGTAAAAAAGATAAAAAAATTGAAATTCAGATTGAAGATAGCAAAGTTCTTGTCAATAGAGAAGAGTTCCCTGGCTACCGCCTTGTTATAGGTAAAAAAGTAATTGGAGAAATTGCAGAATTGGCTGAAAATAACTTTGCAGTTATTAAAAACGGAAATACCGAAAGCTTTTACAAAAAATTAGAAAAAGCAGTCGGAAATATTATTGAAAATTATAATTTAAGTCACTAAAAGACTTGTAATAGTCGCTATTTTATGTTAGAATAGTGACTGTTAGTGTACGGAGAGATAGCGAAGAGGCTAAACGCGGCGGACTGTAAATCCGCTCCTTCGGGTTCGGGGGTTCGAATCCCTCTCTCTCCATTGAACAGGATACAAAGGACGTTAAGAAATCCGTACGAAAATAGGAAATTGACGCAGTGTGCTAAACACACAGGGAAGTTTATCTTTTTCACTAGGATTTTAGTCCGTGTTCAACTAAGATACGAGATATGTTCTGGTTTACCAGAAATTTCTGTAGAAAATTAGGAGACTGACGCTGAGTGTTAACACTCAAGGAAGGCTATCTATTTTTCTAAGAAATTAATCTCGAGTTCAATTTCTTATGATTAGTAAATAAATGAATTGTATCTATTTTTTGGGGTATCGCCAAGCGGTAAGGCAAGGGACTTTGACTCCCTCATGCGTTGGTTCGAATCCAGCTACCCCAGTAAAGGTACTAGATATAGTCTAGTTCGTCAAAGATGTCTAATTGTTGTTGTCCTTGCGTGTGCCTTAAATAAAATATATTTTATGTTGGGTCGAAAGACCTGATTGTCGGAGGTTTTTTTATAATGAACGAATTTGAAGATTTGTTGAACAGTGTAAGCGAAGTTACACCTGGTGATGTGGTAACTGCAGAAGTATTGACAGTTGATGCTGGTCAAGCAAACGTAGCTATCTCAGGTACTGGTGTTGAAGGCGTATTGACTCTTCGTGAGTTGACTAACGACCGTGATGCTGATATCAACGACCTTGTAAAAGTTGGTGAAACACTTGAATTGTTAGTACTTCGCCAAGTTGTTGGTAAAGATACAGACACTGTTACTTATCTTGTATCTAAAAAACGTTTGGAAGCACGTAAAGCATGGGACAAGCTTGTTGGTCGTGAAGAAGAAGTTGTTACAGTTAAAGTAACTCGTGCCGTTAAAGGTGGTCTTGCAGTTGAATTTGAAGGTCTTCGTGGTTTCATCCCAGCTTCAATGATCGACAGCCGTTTCACTCGTAACACTGAGCGTTTTGTAGGTCAAGAATTTGATGCCAAAATCAAAGAAGTTGATCCTGCTGAGAACCGTTTCATCTTGTCACGTCGTGACGTTGTTGAAGCTGCAGCTGCAGCTGCACGTGCTGAAGTATTCGGTAAATTGGCAGTTGGTGAAGTTGTGACTGGTAAAGTTGCACGTATCACAAGCTTCGGTGCATTCATCGACCTTGGTGGTGTAGATGGTTTGGTACACTTGACTGAATTGTCTCACGAGCGTAACGTATCTCCTAAATCAGCTGTAACAGTTGGTGAAGAAGTTGAAGTTAAAGTTCTTGCAATCGATGAAGTTGAAGGTCGCGTATCATTGTCATTGAAAGCTACACAGCCTGGTCCATGGGATGGCGTTGAGCAAAAATTGGTAGCTGGTGATGTAATCGAAGGTAAAGTAAAACGCTTGACTGACTTCGGTGCTTTCGTTGAAGTATTGCCAGGTATCGATGGTTTGGTACACATTTCACAAATTTCACACAAACGTGTTGAAAATCCAAAAGACGCTTTGTCAGTAGGTCAAGAAGTAACTGTTAAAGTTCTTGAAGTGAACGCAGCTGATGAGCGTGTATCACTTTCTATCAAAGCTTTGGAAGAGCGTCCAGCAGCAGTTGAAGGTGAAGAAAAAGCTGAAAAACGTGCTCCACGTCCACGTCGTCAAAAACGTGAAGAAAAACGTGATTACGAATTGCCAGAAACTCAATCTGGTTTCTCAATGGCTGATCTTTTCGGTGACATTGAATTGTAATTCATATAAAAACTTGCCTTGTGCAAGTTTTTCCTTTCCACCCTTAGTGTAATGGATATCACGTAAGATTCCGGTTCTTGAGATGGGGGTTCGATTCCCTCAGGGTGGACTAAATTGAAAAGCCTGCATTAACAGGCTTTTTTGTTATATTATATCAAGGAGGCTATGATATGTTACATTTTGAAAATGACTATAACAAAGGTGCCCATCCCGCCTTGCTAGAAGCCTTAGTTGCAAGCAACCAAGAAGGTTTATCTGGATATGGCACTGATAAATATACTGAATCTGCTATCGAAAAAATCAGACTTGCTACGGACTGTCCTCATGCACAAGTTACGTTTTTAGCAGGTGGCACGCAGACCAATCAAATTGTCATTTCGTCTATGTTAGCTTCCTATGAAGGAGTCATTGCAGCGGATACTGGTCATATTGCAGTTCATGAAGCAGGGGCAATTGAATTTACAGGCCATAAGGTGTTGGCCTTACCGCATACGGATGGCAAACTTGTCGCAAGTGAAGTTGAGAACTATATTTCCGATTTCTACGCAGATGCTAATCATGCTCACATGGTTCATCCAGGAATGGTTTATATTTCCCATCCAACAGAGTATGGTACACTTTATAGCAAGTCAGAGTTAGAAGCCTTGTCAACAGTTTGTCGTCATCATAACATCCCGCTTTTTTTAGATGGAGCTCGTTTGGGTTATGGTCTTGCTGCACGCGATACGGATCTTGATTTGAAGACAATTGCAGAGCTGACAGATGTTTTCTACATTGGTGGGACAAAACTCGGTGCCTTGATGGGGGAAGCTTTGGTATTTACAAAGAACAACCAGCCTAAGAATTTCGTATCGATTGTCAAACACCATAGTGCCTTGTTGGCGAAAGGAAGAGTGACAGGTATCCAGTTTGATTGCTTATTTACTGATGACTTGTATCTTGAATTGGGGCGTCATGCTATAGCAATGGCAGAGCAACTGACCCAGATTTTGGAAGAGAAAGGCTTTCAATTCTATCTCAAATCCCCGACCAATCAGCAATTTGTTATTGTTAAGAATGAAGAATTGACTAGATTGACAGAAGTTGGAATTGCCTATGGCTTCTGGGAGAAATACGACGATAGCCACAGTATCATCCGCTTTGCGACCAGCTGGTCAACTAGTCAAGCGGATATTGATGCGTTAAGGAATAGATTATAATTAATAAAAAAGAAAGGGTTAGCCTTTCTTTTTAGTTTGTAAATAATGATAGCGATAAACTGCATAACGTTCAATAAGGCGGTAGCCTATTCCCCCTGCGATTGCATGTACAATCAGGGCAATGTGCAATTCTAGTGGTGCTTTTATAGTGATACCAAATAGAATACCGATTACAGTCCATCCTAGTATCACCCACCATAAGTACTTAAATGGAGCATACTGACCATCCTGGTCTTTAACTTCACTGGAAACCCTGATTGAACAACCGGTCAATACTCCCATGGGGAGCAATGAACGAGTATCAAATGGTTCTGGTAAAAATGACGATAAGGCGAAGATTTGTATAAGCGCAAAAATCAGTAGCCAAACGAAAATCGGCGTTTTTAGAATGACGTATTTCATATTGCACACCTCTTGAAATTAGTATATCAAATCCAAGAATGTAAAACAAATATTTTTGTGCTATTGATTAGAAGTCGTTTCGGATGCCCCACTAGTTACCTCTGTATCAGTACTGGTTTCTGTCCTTGTCTCCAAAGCTTGGGTAGCAGACGTTTCTGTAGACGAGGAAGAGACAGTCGACTCTACTAAAGAGCTGGTCTCGGTTTGGGTTGAGGATGTTGTTTCGGAGCTTGAACTTGTTGAATCTTGTACTTCTGTTAATGGATTGTCGCTTGATGATTGGCTGGGGCTAGTGGCGCTGGATGATGAAATGGTAGTACTTGGAGATGTTGAGGATGTTGCAGGTTTTGCTGTAAAGGTGTAGATAGTGATGCAGGCAGTGATAATCCCTAAAATAGACCCGATAAAGGTTAAATATTTTTGAAAATTAGTTAAACCAGCCGGTTTTTTATTTGTATTCTTACGTGTATTCATGATGTACCTCCACCTTTAGTTTAAGATAGGAAGTTTAAAACTATCTTAAAGATTGCCGAAAGGCATGAAAACATGATAAAATAGGACTATTGCAATAAAAGGAATATAAAAAATGATTTATTTTGATAATGCGGCAACGACACAGGTCTATCCAGAAGTTCTCAAGACCTATACGGAAGTGGCGACAAAAATCTGGGGAAACCCCTCTAGCCTCCATAGTCTAGGCAGTCAGGCAACCCGTATTTTGGAAGCATCTCGCAAGCAAATCGCAGAATTGCTTGGCCAGGATAGCAAAGAAATCTTTTTCACCTCAGGTGGTACGGAAGGTGACAACTGGGTCATCAAGGGAGTGGCATTTGAAAAGGCACACCTGGGCAAGCACATCATCGTTTCGGCTATCGAACACCCAGCCGTAAAAGAATCTGCGCTTTGGCTCAAAACGCAAGGTTTTGAGGTTGATTTGGCTCCGGTCAATGCCCAAGGTTTTGTTGATGTTTCAGCCTTAGAAAGCTTGATTCGTCCAGATACCACACTGGTTTCTATCATGGCCGTCAACAATGAAATTGGTGCTATTCAGCCCATTCAGGAAATATCTCAACTGTTAGCTGATAAGCCAACCATCTCATTCCATGTGGATGCGGTGCAGGCTATCGGCAAAGTGCCGACGGAACGGTATTTGACAGACCGAGTTGATTTTGCCAGTTTTTCAGGTCACAAATTCCACTCTGTCAGAGGAGTAGGTTTCGTCTATATCAAAGCTGGCAAGAAAATCGCTCCGCTATTGACAGGGGGAGGACAGGAAAGCGATAAACGCTCAACCACGGAAAATGTGGCTGGCATTGCTGCGACAGCTAAGGCGCTCCGCTTGACCTTGGACAAGGCAGCAGATAGCCAAAAGCGACTGGCAGCCATGAAGCAGATCCTTGTGGATGAATTGGGCAAATACGACGATGTGACAGTTTTTTCTGGGCTAGAGGACTTTGTGCCCAGTATTGTAACTTTCGGAATTAAAAACATCCGTGGCGAGGTCATTGTCCATGCCTTT
Coding sequences:
- a CDS encoding threonine aldolase family protein — protein: MLHFENDYNKGAHPALLEALVASNQEGLSGYGTDKYTESAIEKIRLATDCPHAQVTFLAGGTQTNQIVISSMLASYEGVIAADTGHIAVHEAGAIEFTGHKVLALPHTDGKLVASEVENYISDFYADANHAHMVHPGMVYISHPTEYGTLYSKSELEALSTVCRHHNIPLFLDGARLGYGLAARDTDLDLKTIAELTDVFYIGGTKLGALMGEALVFTKNNQPKNFVSIVKHHSALLAKGRVTGIQFDCLFTDDLYLELGRHAIAMAEQLTQILEEKGFQFYLKSPTNQQFVIVKNEELTRLTEVGIAYGFWEKYDDSHSIIRFATSWSTSQADIDALRNRL
- a CDS encoding cysteine desulfurase family protein, yielding MIYFDNAATTQVYPEVLKTYTEVATKIWGNPSSLHSLGSQATRILEASRKQIAELLGQDSKEIFFTSGGTEGDNWVIKGVAFEKAHLGKHIIVSAIEHPAVKESALWLKTQGFEVDLAPVNAQGFVDVSALESLIRPDTTLVSIMAVNNEIGAIQPIQEISQLLADKPTISFHVDAVQAIGKVPTERYLTDRVDFASFSGHKFHSVRGVGFVYIKAGKKIAPLLTGGGQESDKRSTTENVAGIAATAKALRLTLDKAADSQKRLAAMKQILVDELGKYDDVTVFSGLEDFVPSIVTFGIKNIRGEVIVHAFEDHQIYISTTSACSSKAGKPAGTLIAMGVPQKLAQTAVRISLDDDNDMGQIEQFLTIFKQIYQNTQKVR
- a CDS encoding DUF6556 family protein gives rise to the protein MNTRKNTNKKPAGLTNFQKYLTFIGSILGIITACITIYTFTAKPATSSTSPSTTISSSSATSPSQSSSDNPLTEVQDSTSSSSETTSSTQTETSSLVESTVSSSSTETSATQALETRTETSTDTEVTSGASETTSNQ
- the rpsA gene encoding 30S ribosomal protein S1; its protein translation is MNEFEDLLNSVSEVTPGDVVTAEVLTVDAGQANVAISGTGVEGVLTLRELTNDRDADINDLVKVGETLELLVLRQVVGKDTDTVTYLVSKKRLEARKAWDKLVGREEEVVTVKVTRAVKGGLAVEFEGLRGFIPASMIDSRFTRNTERFVGQEFDAKIKEVDPAENRFILSRRDVVEAAAAAARAEVFGKLAVGEVVTGKVARITSFGAFIDLGGVDGLVHLTELSHERNVSPKSAVTVGEEVEVKVLAIDEVEGRVSLSLKATQPGPWDGVEQKLVAGDVIEGKVKRLTDFGAFVEVLPGIDGLVHISQISHKRVENPKDALSVGQEVTVKVLEVNAADERVSLSIKALEERPAAVEGEEKAEKRAPRPRRQKREEKRDYELPETQSGFSMADLFGDIEL
- a CDS encoding DUF2969 domain-containing protein, with protein sequence MSKKDKKIEIQIEDSKVLVNREEFPGYRLVIGKKVIGEIAELAENNFAVIKNGNTESFYKKLEKAVGNIIENYNLSH